In Lycium ferocissimum isolate CSIRO_LF1 chromosome 7, AGI_CSIRO_Lferr_CH_V1, whole genome shotgun sequence, the sequence TTCATTTGGATCTGAAAATTCTTTAAACCCTAAACCTCATCAATTCCTCAACCACCAGTCACTTGAACTAAAAATCCAATATTTTCAATAGGCAGATATACGAAATTTTAACTTTTGCTCCAACCAAAGAGGATGAAAACAACTATATGGACTTGAATATTCTTCAAGATCCGCCCTATTAAAATTCTGCAACCCCCAATCACTTCCATCCAAGCAAAAATTCAATCTTCACAGTGGAAAAAAGCACATAAGCAATAGAAATTTTAAACTCTTGATCACTCAGTTGCTGTTAAAAAACACGTCTATGGACCTGAATATTCTATAAGATCCTTCAAAACCTATCATATCTCAACCACCAAATCCATAACTTTTAgtctataaataaataataaaaacagTCAAAGCTTAAGCACGTAGAGAAACAGAGAATAAAAAACTGAATATTCTTTAAGATCCTTCAAAACCCTTTATCATTTCTCAACCACAAAACCCAAATTCTTTAGTcttttaagtaaataataaacacataaaagaatagaacCGTACGTTTGCCACCACCGAACACCTTGTGAACCGATTTTTCTCTTCCAAATAACCTCcatactttgttcttcaacGACGACGTTTCCGGTTCAGCCGTTACTTCAGGTTTAACTGCCGGTTTTTTTGTCTCGTTATCTGAATCCGATGATGACGACGACGATGAATCGTCACCGTGAATTTTTTCGGTGATCTTCTCAATGAACGACTCTCCTTTAGGATCCGAATTATCAACGTGTTCTGCCATTTTCCTGATTCGGAGCTCCGATTCGTTTATCACTAATATGAAAAGACTTATTGTATTGAAGAGAAAGTTGTGGAAAtaattttgatatttatgtTTTTGAAACGGTGAAGTTACCGAGGTATGTCCTAGCCTCAGGTTCGGTACTCCCGAACCTAAATTTAGTTAATTTGAAATATCCCCTCCCGTCTTTTTTGTCCAGATATATAGAAGAAAAATAGGGATCGCGTTTTTACCTTGTTTGATCCTATCACAATGTTTGAAACTATTTAAAATCGTAATATTACCCCTAGAAGAATGTGcgcatttatttttattttttaatattcttacgtgtcaatttttaagaataaaaaaataaaaaattgatttttcttttacaaaatttatttttaaaacccgtttttaaaaataaaaaaaaaaagtgaattaaaaactgatttttcttttaaaaaatttatttttaaaaccgttttaaaaacaaaaaaaaaaactgaaaacgagaatttaaaaaatgatttttcttttaaaaaaattatttttaaaagtttttaaaaaaaaaaaaaaaaaacaaaaacgcGAATTAAAAACtcgatttttcttttaaaaaatttatttttaaacccgttttaaaaaaaaaaaaaaactgaaaagtcgaattaaaaaactcatttttcttttaaaaatttcatttttaaagcccgtttaaaaaaaaaaaaactgaaaatgcGAATTAAAAAACtcgatttttctttaaaatatggaaaaatggatttgttaataatatggaaagcttgattattttttttttttaaaatgtcttaaaagatcttgattttcattttcttaggacacttttatttttcaaaaaaaatggaaaaaagtatttttcttgtcaaaatttgaaaaaaaaactgattttttataaaattttgaaaaaattaattatttttttaaaatgtgaaaaactatatttatattcatattttaagaaaatacaaatttttaagaaaaattaagtttttattttttatgtttctcactctcgAAACACACTCTCAACATTTAGGTAAAATATTACGGTTTTAAATAGTTTAGGGGTGATAGGACCAAAAACATTTAAGTTGGTGTGTCTTAAAAACTTTATACTGAAGGTGGGGTAATCTTATcccaagaaaataaataagatgcTTTGATAAAAATGTAATTATTAGACCTAAAATTCAATCTCAGAAATATTACtagttggaacttggaagacaAGTTCTTTTAGtgctaataattattttatatgcttttaattattttcagtATAACTGGGGTAATCTTAAATAGTAATCCGTCTCGATCAACACTTTTTTGATTTAAGAGTGTATCAAATACGTTTGTGGGTCATTTGAACTAAAGTATAAGCCAAAtaaatcatgatatataaattgatattattttgggatTATATACGACAATACCTTtagggtcctattacccctaaacttatttaaaacgaaataattacccccctaaacgctcatgcccactctcatatggagagtgacatacactctccttgccacattgtatttatttgttttcttcttctttttttttttaatttttttacttacgtgtcaattttttttaaaataaaaataaaaaatcgaattttcattaaaaaaaatgagttttaaaacctattttttttttttttttaatttgaaaatttgatttttttttaaacccatttaaaaaaaaaaactaaaaacatggattaaaaactgaattttcttttaaaaaaaggatttttaaaaccctttttaaaaaaaaattgaaaatttgtttttttttaaaactcgtttttgaaaaagaaaaaaaaacgaaaaatgatttttttttaaatatggaaaaatggatttgttaaaaatatggaaaacttgattatttttttaaaatgtcttaaaaaatcttgatttcattttcttaggacacttttatttttcaaataaaaatcggaaaaatgtttttttcccaaaatgtgaaaaaaactgaatttttataaaattttgaaaaaattaattattttcttaacatgtggaaaacccgttttttaaaactaaatgtggaagactagatttattttcaaatttttaagaaaatacagatttttaagaaaaaaaattaagttttccccttttttatgtttctacACTTCTCTTGCCACGTCAGCGTTTagggggggtaattattccgttttaaataagtttaggggggtaatagtgAAGGTCGGAGATAGAAATTCggggggtaatggtgccttatccctattattttatataatattggTTTGCAAAATTCTACATCATTAGttaatttttacataactttaTATGAGGTTTAGTGTCGATAAGAAAACATAATTTACCTATTTGAATTCGACAAACGGCAAATAGTTAAGTAGAGACAAAtttacaatttttaaaattaactaaTTCATCAACCAAAATTCATTACATGTAATTTTGATATAGTATACGCCATTTCCTTAGTATTAATATAAAAAGTCAACTAATTCAGCAACCAAAATTCATTACATGTAATTTGATACAGTATACTCCatctaataatataataaattacttaatatattaaaataataaatccaGGATGGaaagttttgaatttgaaaatgtTCTGAAAAGTTTTACTAGATGTGAGACGCAAGTTGAGTAGTTGCGTGAGGCTACCTATCTTTTTGACAAATGGAGCTGTGGGACCCACAAAAAGCTAGTTTCCTTTCCTTCTAGTCTCTCTCCTCCGACTCTCTCTCCATTGTGCACCCACCCGGGGTAGGCATGGTATGGTATACCGATTACCATATCgaaatctatttttttaatatcatgattttagtattttgatatttggtatgtatttttaaaaagattgaTATTCGATACGATATttgatatttataaataatataccGAAATATCGAGTATCATACCgaaatatatagttatatatgcAATTCATAATATATTAgaattaaaatactaaaaactATTTAATTTAGTATTAGTACCAAATTAATTGTTTAGATGTTGAAATTTTGACTAATTAAACTTGATTGAAATGCCTTTTTTGTCTAAGATTTACGAAGGAGATTGCTTGtgctttcttttgaatatttttacatgtgcaAGGTGTTAGTACGATATTATTGAGTCGCTTATTGGATAGCCGaagtcataattctctattAGATGAGTATATATAAGTTGAAGTGGAATAAACTATGATTACCAATTTACCGTATCgtaaaataccgaaaccgaatTTTAAAATACCGAATTAATTTGATatggtaatggtatagtatttttaaaaatcgaaaACTAAAATTATCATACCGAAATTTTTAATACCGTACCATGCCACCCCTACGGCCTCAAGCATGAAGCTGCTGCTTCATCTCTCCTTCCCCCTCCCTCTCTCAATTCTATTTGTTTACTaaatttagattttattttaattttctccccTTTCCGCTTCACcatctttcttcaatttctcttgctgaagaaaattcaattgGTATGTTAATTTTAGAGTTAATACTTCAAAATTTCTCTAAATTATCAATGTTTTCTTAGTTTAATATTTACATTTACATTATGTGGTGTTGTTACCTCTATGAattataactattttttttttttttttttacctaagACCCCTTTGCAGTGCCAAGTAGCAATGAAAGTGACCTCACACTTTTTATATTATGTGAGAGCCGgaaatatgtaaaaaaatagaatttatgtggcattattattttcttctttctcaaatCTCTACATGTTTTGCTAATAACAGTAAACTAATTGAAATCAATAACcttaaataataataacatacaataaaataatcaaaaaaatCTAGTTAAAAATCATGATTGAATTTTATCATAATAGTAAactcaatttaaaaaaattaaaataatattaatactaAAAGATTAACAAAATGTATCAGAAATTGACATTAATgcgcaaaaaatatttttcttgtttattcTTGGTTTATCTaaatttcttgatttatttttcttcttgttcttcaaaaTCTTTCAGTTGAAAGCTCATATTTCTGAAAAACAGCGGACCTAACTGCAAATTAGAATAAAATGTATTCAATAATAATAAACCTAATCGAAAAGTTTGAATAATAaaacatacataaaataaatgttGTGCGCGCTACGAATTATGTCTTTTTAATTGAGTCTAccagttttatttttattttttttttatttttgttggttaCAAAAATGAATGTAAAATGCCATATAGATGCTCTTTATGACAACAATATGCACCCCATAGTTTAAGTACTAAACTAAAACGTGGATCGTTTAGAGGGATTTTGAGGTAAGCACCATTTAAGTGTAGGAAAGatatcttttcttttaattgttTTTCCTAAGAGATGCGTTATGGGGGTATATCGATTTGGTGGCACCGTGCGACTTTTCTGACACCCATAATAAAACTTTAGAATAAACTAATCTAcgcaatataaaaaaagaaagttattttttattgtaaATAATGGAGCAGACATTTCAAAATGATTTGCTATAGAAAAGCTGAAGGAGATAATATGAGAggtacaaacaaaaaaaaaaaaaaaaaaaaaacaaacaaaaaaaacagtgaacttttattttaaaagaaaggaTGAACAGGAGAAAGGCCGATGTGAGTGGTGGCTAATTAAGAAATGAGACGGTGGGTCCCACAAGTCCCTAAGTGTTAAGCAAGGTATACCGTCACACAAGTATGacataaatattttcaaatgtTGTGATCTTTGATCTTACAAGTTGACGGTGATGATTGAGATGAGGCTTAAGTTTGAGGGCATTTATCAGAGGGTGGTGGCGTGGGGGTCACTGACTAGTGAAGAGTGGGGGACACGTGTCGGCCAAAACGGCGATTGCGGACGGCAACTTTTGATGATTTGACGGTGGAGATTGGACTTTAATACAGCAGTGTGGGCTCCACGTTACTGGAGATTTGGATTGAGAAAGTAAACACCACActgttctttttttaatttgttgtatTTGCAAACTGTAAAATAAGTAAAGGAAAACATGAGAGAAGAACAGcaaataaaagtaaaagtacaaagaaaaagaacaaagaagAACAGCACAAAAGCCCAAATGGTTCATAAAAGTAAAATGACCAGAATCTTTAAacttttttattgttttgtgCGAGTGTTACTGTATTTATATTGAAGCCcgattaaatttaaatttgcgTTTGAAAGTCCTACGAGATAAGGCTTGAATTTGAAATCTctaattaaagataaaaaattacttACTACCTCACCACGACCTTTGTTTATTAAATTAAACTTATTTTTCTCTAAGCGATGCAAGGTTTAAATCTATCTAAGAGTTTTTGTTTTTCCTACAATCCCTTCCCaggagaaaaaaattatacagaAGAAAACCAATTTACCTTTTTTTGTAAGACTAGAATCAAACTCAATTGAAAAGCATGGAAATGtgaaatttgataaataaaagtaaattcaATTTATGTCTATATTGTTTTCAATCAAGAAGTCTGCACTTTTTGTGGAAGCAAAAATGTCAAGTACTTCAGcttttaagtaaaatttttgTCTGATTTTATTCTAAGATTCCTCCATAAACAATGTTAATGTTAGATTGCAATATATTATTATTGGCTTTGGCGACTAGTTGATGATTTCTTTTGAGCCTTGTACTTTTACTGAATGATCACAATCTtttatgtaaggctcaaccatGTGGTTTCTGAACTTCATGCAGAAGATTGTGAGCATCAAATAAAATGCTTGAGTTAGTACATTATTAAGAAATTATATAACTTGGGAAGtgtttgaaaaaattatttcgataAAAAGCTAATCATAGTATCAAACAACCTAAAATCGAAACGGACGAGTGCGGTTGCCCAAAATTATTATGAAGCCCTTTGTAATGCCCTTGTATAACTAATAAATGATTATACATCTCTAAGATGGTCTCACAGATGTAATTAAATTTTAGAGTTAACATTAGGAGTTTAGGATGAATATTTTACGTACGGACGAGAgcacaatacaatataatttggTTCTAATACCATATGAAATAATTTAAGAATTCAGTTCTATTACTATCTTTGGAATTTTGGTCTATCTTTGCCCGGGCAATTGGCGcgaatgcccttcaaatgcgctggtctttaatttttgccctagTAAtgcgtggtctttaatatttgccttttaagctaaaagataataagaaaagaCTTTACTACCCctacccataacatataaaaatttcAGAATTTAACCCCAAACATCCAATTAAACCTAtccatcatttcaacaacaaaccttTCAATCGTTCCATCGTTCCAACACGTGAGAAATCTCCATTGATTTCTTTGCTACAACatcgaaaaagataaaatacataatatatagcGTTTCAATTGAATGTAATTCAACTTAATTTGATGCTTTATTAAGTTTagatttgttaatatttgaaaataacaacaaatcatcttctATGAACTAAACCTGATATGTAGTTGAGATTCACATTGCGAATCataattttactcaacaacatagaattgatcaaatttatCGATTTTGATTAGTTTATACGTTCCATTTGATTAGTATACAATGCTCAATGACTTAGACTTGAAATTATAGTAACCAgttgacaaaaaataatcaaagtttCGAACAAGTATGCTAaaagtttactttacaaaagaaaaaaaaatacacaagtgttaagaattagacaagtgtGCGGGAGAGGCGaagtttacattagaaaagaacaaagtatctttgttagaggcaaactttcatttttatgagcaaaacaaaaatttacgcaagtgttaagaactagaaaagtatcgaggaggcagaagtttactttacaaaagaacaaagtatttattaaaggcaactttcattttcataagtaaaataaaaaaaaaaatacacaagtgttaagaattagacaagtcgGAGGAGCGTaagtttacattagaaaagaacaaagtatgtcgttagaggcaaactttcatttttatgagcaaaacaaaaatttacgcaagtgttaagaactagaaaaataTGCCGGAGGAgaagtttactttacaaaagaacaaagtatctttgttagaggcaactttcattttcataagtaaaataaaaaaaaaaatacacaagtgttaagaattagacaagtatgccggaggaggcagaagtttacattagaaaagaacaaagtatgctgttagaggcaaactttcatttttatgagcaaaacaaaaatttacgcaagtgttaagaactagaaaagtatgctTGGGAGGAGGACAGCGAAGTTTACtttcaaaagaacaaagtatctgtTAGAGGcatctttcattttcataagcaaaataaaaaaaatacacaagtgttaagctTTCGgaagttcactttacaaaattacaaagtatgccgtgagaggcaaactttcatttttcataaccaaaacaaaatattattaacaaaacaacaccaataacacataagattgcataaaaatcaaaattattaacaagacaATACCAAAAATCAagacacacataaattaacttaattcatgaagttatgtcGAACAAGCATAACTTTATGATCGGAACCACTAAGATCAAAAATCATTAAATTCTCAAAACCGGCATATGTTGCCTCGTGACAAAAACATTCTTCAAAAAATcgattattaaacaaaaacgaCGATAACAACATAAAAAGCATTCCAGAGCAAAACTTTAAAgattcaacaaagagaaaaccaaaacgcatatcaaaatcagcTAAAATatattacgacattcataatacgatattcaaaaaatcaaaatatatacatgggaacgaaactaaagttgaaaaaatcATAGAGACACTATaacaaaacactataattttaaataaaaaaggatcaattaaatataaaaaatgacgaagacaaagatatcaattcaacaaacaacaatttaacataaaagcaaatattgaaacgagcaaaagatccaaattcgtaTCTAAATTTTAGAACAGATGAGATAGACACaaaaaagaggaggaaagaagcaaaagaaaagaaaagaaaagagcaaaTGACGAAATAGAAAGAGTTTTAATGGAGTAAGGGTAATTTCgtcaaaaaactttcattaaatgGCGgcaagggtaaaaattaaagaagacataaatgaaaaagaaaatataaagaccagcccaaaagaagggcactccgtgcaaaaaaatgctCCTTTTTTACTAGTACTTCTCAGTTCCTTTACTCATCAGGCCCATCGAAATAATGTTTTGATCAGGCCCCCTACGTATGGAGAAACTACAATTATTGGTCCAGATTAAAGCTTCTGAATGGGCCTTAATCTCTTTCAAAATCTTCTTTTAAGCAATGGACAAAATTTGCTGCTAGCTGCTGCTGAGTTCTTACTAATGAAACTTCGTGTGCTTTTAATTTCGAAATGTAAACTAACTCGGAATTACTGCATTTAAATAGAGAGAATCAGCTAATGTGTTGTCACCTAACTTTGAACCTTGCTTTCTCACAGTTTTCACTCACTTTGTTGACGTTAGGCCACGCCTTTGATCCTCTTTCAAACTTACTGCTTTAATTGTATAATATTCAagcttcttcttcatggaaTTGCAGATGATATTTCATAATTTGTAAATCAAATACATCAAGTATTGTCTACGTTGACCGACGTAAGTTATTGTCAATATTACAGCTAAAAACTCATCAAGACAAAGAAATCTCGGTTAGATTAGTACAATTATTGGTAACATTGTACTGGCTTGTACAATAAACTCACATTGTATCCTATCTAGTGTTGGATCAAAATGTATAAGACCGAAGAACAAGATCGGTACCAACATTATTGTATGAAATAagtataattcatgaaaatataacaAATTCATCGGAAAGGCCTAGGTGGTTTTTCTAGGACTGCAGAGAAGAACACTTCACTATCATCTTTATCCAGCTTAGGAACAATAAGCCACTGAAGTTGCTTATACCTGAGAATCTTGAATGCCTCTAAATAATCATTCAGCTCTTCCTTCAAACAGAAAAAGCTATCGATCCATAAAAGTCCACCAGGCCTCAAGACTCTATCGAAATCATACAACACAAAATCCAGCAGCACAAAATCAATCCATCCATCAAGAAACCTCGTCGTGTGGATCAAATCTAGAGTGTTATCGAAGAAAGGCAGTCTCTGATTTATCGTCAAGTAAAGCGGAATTAGCCCTCGAAGAGCAATCATCTCGTTGAATGGTGCACCGAGATTTATAGTTGCAGAAACTATAGTCACATTATGTTCCCTCATTCGAGCAGCAAAAGTGCCCGTGCCAACGCTGAAATCCAGGCCAATTCTGATCTCTCCGGGCTTAAAATTAAGTATTTCTGTTATCAATATATCAGCTGTCATTTTCGAATTTGAGTCTTGATAGGAATGGACAATCCATCTGGGAGATTCATGATGTGTAAGATTGAAGCAATCTGCGCATTTGAAGAAACCTTTCGCAGTCGAATTTCTAGCCAAGCAAGTAAAATTTTTGCATCTGTATTGACTCCATCTAACATTTTTGTCATCAGGTAACTTCCAAAGCGATTCATTTATAGGGTATGGCTTATTGTACAATTGAGGGGCTCTAGTAAAACATCTTCTTCTTGGTAATGGATCACATCCATGAACCATAAGTTTTTGTGCTAATCTCCAATCATCATTACACATTTCACCAACGTCATAATCCATGTACTCTTCAAGCTCCGATTTCATGGAAAAACAAGCATGGCCTATGCTAGTGAATGTACCATTAGCTCCCATAAAGTTCTGTTTTTTCAACCTATTTGGTTTAATCCTCACATATTTTCGGATTTCTTCGGTCAAGAAATATTCAGAAGGTCCATTGACCTGTTCCGTTTGTCTTGATAAGGAATGTAGCACTGCTCCAGGCTCACTGTTTTGCGCTAGTGATATGTGGACCGACTCAACTAGATTTAAAATATCTGCAAGAAACATAGCCTGTTT encodes:
- the LOC132063848 gene encoding probable methyltransferase At1g29790, giving the protein MRKSNFIKKLGAWRGIHRLIFIFCILALLICMATFSKIYSFRSFLASNSFCNCNKSCTINHHVDLTLDTVIQKIQHEIDILRQLPNEKVFGKQAMFLADILNLVESVHISLAQNSEPGAVLHSLSRQTEQVNGPSEYFLTEEIRKYVRIKPNRLKKQNFMGANGTFTSIGHACFSMKSELEEYMDYDVGEMCNDDWRLAQKLMVHGCDPLPRRRCFTRAPQLYNKPYPINESLWKLPDDKNVRWSQYRCKNFTCLARNSTAKGFFKCADCFNLTHHESPRWIVHSYQDSNSKMTADILITEILNFKPGEIRIGLDFSVGTGTFAARMREHNVTIVSATINLGAPFNEMIALRGLIPLYLTINQRLPFFDNTLDLIHTTRFLDGWIDFVLLDFVLYDFDRVLRPGGLLWIDSFFCLKEELNDYLEAFKILRYKQLQWLIVPKLDKDDSEVFFSAVLEKPPRPFR